A window from Temnothorax longispinosus isolate EJ_2023e chromosome 1, Tlon_JGU_v1, whole genome shotgun sequence encodes these proteins:
- the LOC139814010 gene encoding uncharacterized protein gives MSHASHVEDSQRWIDQVMARIIENLGLDVDKARYEISKSINFIMTTMYYVRLQFKNKTNDQNEELSMVLKRPMKNFIYITRIDLQFDNEILFYRTYVQPNEMHFYARCYYAEKRSPTDFVIALENVNERGYHSCSYLHNAPFEYTLAAMRELGRFHGKGYVMKELQREKFFDVVARLQESRWEVGNVFVVHSNVKATRSLEYLRRQGHDAAFCDRMEACFTNAFDEVIMKIIKPVEPLATMCHGDFLLSNILFKADEGGRYCAMLIDFAVIRYSTPVVDLSTYLYNCCSIEEIREKFFDILRAYHDALMEYLLDAGVQDIEKYSYNALLDDFRRGALFGFIVASYFLPAMLGYLKPEVIVQDIISLGSLGSAKKQKYAGGDEVCKILADILLHLRDLGCLKHIL, from the coding sequence ATGTCCCACGCCTCCCACGTCGAAGATTCTCAGAGATGGATCGACCAGGTGATGGCGAGGATCATCGAGAATCTTGGATTGGACGTTGATAAAGCTCGATACGAAATCTCCAAATCTATCAACTTTATAATGACAACCATGTATTACGTACGCCTGCAgtttaagaataaaacaaaCGATCAGAACGAGGAATTGTCTATGGTGCTAAAGAGACCCATGAAGAACTTCATCTACATAACTCGCATCGATCTTCAATTTGACAACGAGATTCTGTTCTATCGAACGTACGTCCAACCGAACGAGATGCATTTTTACGCAAGATGTTACTACGCCGAAAAACGGTCGCCCACCGATTTCGTGATCGCCCTGGAGAACGTTAACGAACGAGGATATCATTCTTGCTCGTACCTGCACAACGCTCCTTTCGAGTACACGTTGGCGGCGATGCGCGAGTTAGGACGATTTCACGGGAAAGGGTACGTTATGAAGGAATTACAGCGGGAAAAGTTCTTTGACGTCGTGGCGCGATTGCAAGAGTCTAGATGGGAAGTAGGAAACGTGTTTGTAGTTCATTCCAATGTTAAGGCGACGCGATCGTTGGAATATCTCCGCAGACAAGGCCACGATGCAGCTTTCTGCGACAGGATGGAAGCCTGCTTCACGAACGCGTTTGACGAAGTGATAATGAAGATAATAAAGCCGGTTGAACCTCTGGCCACGATGTGCCACGGCGATTTTCTATTGAGCAACATTCTCTTCAAGGCGGATGAGGGTGGACGATATTGCGCGATGCTGATCGATTTCGCAGTTATTAGATATTCGACGCCTGTCGTCGATCTCTCCACGTATCTCTACAACTGTTGCTCGATTGAAGAGATACGAGAGAAATTTTTCGACATCTTGCGGGCTTATCACGACGCGTTGATGGAGTATTTGCTGGACGCTGGCGTTCAAGACATTgagaaatattcatataacgcTCTGTTGGACGATTTTAGGAGGGGCGCTCTCTTCGGTTTTATTGTTGCATCCTATTTTTTACCGGCAATGTTAGGATATCTTAAACCAGAAGTGATAGTACAAGACATAATTAGTCTAGGCTCGTTGGGAAGTGCAAAGAAGCAAAAATATGCCGGCGGAGACGAAGTATGTAAAATACTTGCTGATATATTGCTGCATCTTAGAGATCTTGGCTgcttgaaacatattttataa